The following are from one region of the Gadus chalcogrammus isolate NIFS_2021 chromosome 19, NIFS_Gcha_1.0, whole genome shotgun sequence genome:
- the cdk17 gene encoding cyclin-dependent kinase 17 → MEKMKRFRRRLSLTLRPSQSVDESLSELAEQLTIEDSVSKDSEPIVRNGRPPTSHSMQSFLHQYTSSSFKKPPLRRPHSVIGGSLGSFMAMPRNGSRLDIVHENLKMGSDGESDQASGTSSDEVQSPTGVCLRNRIHRRISMEDLNKRLSLPADIRIPDGYLEKLQLSSPGFDQPLSRRSRRASLSEIGFGKLETYIKLDKLGEGTYATVFKGRSKLTDNLVALKEIRLEHEEGAPCTAIREVSLLKDLKHANIVTLHDIIHTDKSLTLVFEYLDKDLKQYMDDCGNIMSMHNVKIFLYQILRGLAYCHKRKVLHRDLKPQNLLINEKGELKLADFGLARAKSVPTKTYSNEVVTLWYRPPDVLLGSSEYSTQIDMWGVGCILYEMAAGRPLFPGSTVDDELHLIFRLLGTPTEENWAGITSLEEFKSYKFPKYKPQPFINHAPRLDTEGIELLLSFLKFESKKRISAEEAMKHGYFRSLGLRVPTLHESISIFTLKEIQLQRDPGYRSSSYPDSSNGKINRRQSMLF, encoded by the exons ATGGAGAAGATGAAGCGCTTCCGGAGGCGTCTGTCCCTGACCCTGCGGCCCAGCCAGTCAGTGGACGAGTCGCTGTCCGAGCTGGCCGAGCAGCTGACCATCGAAGACAGCGTCTCCAAGGACAGCG AGCCCATCGTGCGTAACGGCCggccccccacctcccacaGCATGCAGTCCTTCCTGCACCAGTACACCTCCAGCTCCTTCAAGAAGCCCCCCCTGCGGCGGCCCCACAGCGTCATCGGGGGCAGCCTGGGCTCCTTCATGGCCATGCCGCGCAACGGCAGCCGCCTGg acatCGTCCATGAGAACCTGAAGATGGGTTCTGACGGGGAGAGCGACCAGGCGTCGGGCACCTCCTCCGACGAGGTGCAGTCCCCCACGGGGGTGTGTCTGCGCAACCGCATCCACCGCCGCATCTCCATGGAG gACCTGAACAAGCGGCTCTCCCTGCCGGCTGATATCCGTATCCCAGACGGCTACCTGGAGAAGCTGCAGCTCAGCAGCCCCGGCTTCGACCAGCCCCTCAGCCGCCGCTCCCGCAGAGCCTccctg tcTGAGATCGGCTTCGGCAAGTTGGAGACGTACATCAAACTGGACAAACTGGGCGAG GGTACCTACGCCACGGTGTTTAAGGGGCGCAGTAAGCTGACTGACAACCTGGTCGCGCTGAAGGAGATCCGGCTGGAGCACGAGGAGGGGGCGCCCTGCACGGCCATCAGAGAGG tgtcgTTATTGAAGGATCTGAAACATGCTAATATCGTCACGTTACATGACATCATCCACACGGACAAAAGCCTCACCCTCGTCTTTGAGTACCTG GATAAGGATCTGAAGCAGTACATGGACGACTGTGGCAACATCATGAGCATGCACAATGTGAAG ATCTTCCTGTACCAGATCCTACGAGGTCTGGCCTACTGCCACAAGCGGAAGGTCCTCCACCGAGACCTGAAGCCCCAGAACCTCCTCATCAACGAGAAGGGCGAGCTCAAGCTGGCCGACTTCG GCCTGGCCCGGGCCAAGTCAGTGCCCACGAAGACGTACTCCAACGAGGTGGTGACGCTGTGGTACCGCCCCCCCGACGTCCTGCTGGGCTCCTCCGAGTACTCCACGCAGATAGACATGTG gggcGTGGGGTGCATATTGTACGAGATGGCGGCGGGTCGGCCCCTGTTCCCCGGCTCCACCGTAGACGACGAGCTGCACCTGATCTTCAGGTTACTGG GCACACCGACCGAGGAGAACTGGGCAGGGATCACGAGCCTAGAAGAGTTCAAGTCCTACAAGTTCCCCAAATACAAACCACAGCCCTTCATCAACCACGCACCCAG ACTGGATACAGAAGGCATCGAGTTGCTGTTGTCGTTTTTAAAA TTTGAGTCCAAGAAGAGGATCTCGGCGGAGGAGGCCATGAAGCACGGCTACTTCAGGAGCCTCGGCCTCCGAGTCCCCACACTGCATGAGA GTATATCGATATTCACGCTCAAAGAGATTCAGCTGCAACGAGACCCTGGATATAGGAGCTCTTCCTACCCAGACTCTA GCAACGGAAAGATCAACAGGAGACAGAGCATGCTCTTCTAG